TAGAAGATAGTAAGTACATGTGCGTGTCATAAAGGTGGGTTTGGTTGAAGTTCGTGTTGTGATGACTGTGAACTTATTAAACTTGGAAAATATGTAATATATTTATTGGAAAGTTGACATTAAAGATAAATGATATTACTTGAAGAGAAAAAGAAAAAAGATTATTCTTTAGAGAAAAAAGAAAGTTGTTTAATTGTCTTTGGAAGAATTTGGGAAGCAAATTCTGATTATATATAATAGGAAGACGTGCTTGTATGAAGAAAATGTTGTCTCTGCAAGAAAAAAGAGAGATATTTGTTTGTGTGCTTGTGTGATGCTTTTGGTGTCATTGTTCTGTGTAAGGTGATGTTGGCGTAGTTGTTGACGTACTTCCTGTTGAAGTTAGCTTGAAAGACAATTACGAAATAAGTTATTTCTTTTTTCTAGTTAGATTGTGATCTAAAGAGATAAGGATCATAATATGTTTTACAATTAGGAATATGATTTGTTTTGTGGTTATATAAGCAATGTCATGTGTAGACATATGCTATGAGTTGTGTGAGTGATTTTGATATTGTGATTGAGAACTTGATTGAATAAAAGAAGAACTTCTTATTGATATTGCTTGTGAGATTCTATATTTGGTATCAGAGCCACAAGCACACATAAGAAACTTGAAAATCATATTCAACAAACAATGAGCGACGTCAAAGAAGAGGTCACGATGCATAAGGAAACCAGACCCGCCTCCATCAAATTCCCGATGCTAACATCATCCAATTACACCGTCTGGTCTATGAGGATGAAGATTGTGCTCAAGGTCAGTGATGTATGGGAGACAATCGACCCAGGATCCAAAGATGAGAAGAAAAACAATATGGCTATTGCACTTTTGTTTTAATCCATACCTGAAGCTCTAGTCCTACAAGTTGGCGACATAGAAACATCAAAAGCGGTTTGGGATGCGATAAAGGCAAGACATATTAGAGCTGAAAGAGTCAAGGAAGCTAGGTTACAAACCATAATGGCAGAATTTGATAGACTCAAGATGAAAGACGAAGATTCAATTGACACTTTTGTTGGTAAACTCTCTGAGATCTCATCAAAATCTGCATCGCTAGGTGAGATAATTGAAGAACCTAAGCTGGTGAAAAAATTCCTAAAAAGCTTGCCAAGGAAGAAATACATTCATATTGTTGCCTCCCTTGAACAAGTCTTGGACCTTAACACAACTAGCTTCGAAGACATAGTTGGACGATTGAAAGCTTATGAAGAGAGGGTCACTGAAGAAGAAGAAGATGACTCTCATGATGACCACAGAAAACTTATGTATGCTGATACGAATTAAGAAAGCTATGGAGGAGGTTACAATCGAGGTCGAGGCAGAGGCGGTCGCTCAAATTGGCGAGGGCGAGGACGTGGCCGCAACAGATCATCGTTTCAAAGTCAAAGGGAAGCGTATAGACAATGACTAAGTAGAGATGCTTCTCATATTACATGCTTTAAGTATGATAAACTTGGACATTACGCCTCTGATTGTCCGGATAAAACACATAAGCTCCAAGAAACAGTCGAGAAGAAGGATGAAGATACTCAAGAAGCTGATGAATTGATGGTTCACGAAGTAGTCTACCTCAACGAGAATAAGGTTAACCCTACTGTATTTGAAGCTGACCTAGATACAGAGGATGTGTGGTATCTCGACAATGGAGCAAGTAACCACATGTGTGGGAATCGAACATTCTTCTCGGACATCGATGAAACCATTACCGGTAAGGTCAGTTTCGGGGATGACTCACGGATCAATATAAAGGTCAAAGGTTCGATCCGTTTCGTCTTTGAAGGAGGAGAGAAGAAGGTCTTGAGTAATGTGTATTACATATCGGGATTAAGAAGCAATATTGTAAGCTTGGGGTAAGCTACTGAAGTAGGATGCGAAGTTCGTATGAAAGACAACACACTAACGTTGTTTGATCAAAACGGAGGAGTAATGATTCGTACAACAAGGACCAGAAACCGGCTTTACAAGGTACGTTTGTCGGTAGATCGTATGCATTATTTGAAGATAGAATCTGCAACCGAGTCATCTATGTGGCATGCTCGCCTTGGTCACGTAAATATGACCACACTAAAGCTAGTGGTGAACAAGAGACTTGTTACCGGGATACCTAATGTGGAGATGCAGAAAGAAACTTGTGTATCGTGCCTACTTGGTAAGCAAGCTAGGAAACCCTTCCCGCAAGCAACATCCTTTAGGGCCTCTAGTCCACTTGAGTTGATTCATGGAGACCTTTGCGGCCCAATCTCCCCACCAACACCGGCTGAAAGAAGATACATATTTGTACTCATAGATGATTACACTAGATATATGTGGACAATACTTCTAAAGAACAAGAGTGAGGCGCTTGAAAAATTTAAAAGGTTCAAATTGCTTGCCGAACAAGAAACACAAAGCAAGATTAAGGTGTTTCGAACTGACAGAGGTGGAGAATTTATGTCCCATGAGTTTCAAATCTACTGTGACAAGAATGGCATTCAACGACACTTAACAGAGCCATACTCGCCTCAACAGAACGGTGTGGTAGAACGACGTAACCGGACGCTTTTGGAGATGACGAGAAGTGTGCTGAAACATATGCATGTGCCCAATACACTGTGGGGTGAGGCCGTGAGGCACTCCACCTACCTGATCAATCGTCTTGCAATACAGGCTTTGGATGAGAGAACTCCGTACGAGATGTTGCGATCAAGAAAGCCAAGTCTTGGGCACCTAAAAGTGTTCAGGTGTGTTTGTTATGCAAGAACCGAAGCACCGGGAAGAAAGAAGCTCGACGACTGAGCAAGAATCCTTGTCCACATGGGAACTGAACCGGGCTCAAAGGATTATCGACTCCTTAATCCATCAAATAATTGGATTGTAGTAAGCCGTGATGTCGTCTTTAGCGAAGAAAAGGAGTGGAGTTGGAATGAAACAGAGCAAACAGAGCATGCCAAGCCGGGAGAGTTCTCTGTCAAGTTGAGACAAATAAGCAATCCGTCTGGGGAGCAAGTGACTACTTCAGAAGATGATGATGTCGTTGCCATAGATGATGAAGACCATATCGAGCTCAAGGACGAAGAGGATGACTCTCAACCGTTAAGAAGATCACAACGTATAAGTACGAAACCTTCTTACCTTGATGATTACGTTTTACTGGCCGAGATTGAAAGTGAGCGACTATTGATGGTGATAAATGAGGAGCCATGGAACTATACTGAAGCCAAGAAGTTAAAAGTCTGGGTTGATGCTTGCAAAGACGAAATCTTCTCTATAGAGAAGAATAACACATGGGATCTCGTTGAGCTACCATCCGGCGTAGAACCTATAGGTCTTAAATGGGTATTTAAGATAAAACGTAATACCGATGGAAGTATCAACAAGTTTAAAGCTCGGTTAGTGGCCAAAGGATACGTCCAAAGGCATGGAATTGATTATGACGAGGTGTTTGCACCAGTGGCTAAAGTTGAAACGATTCATTTGATCATCGCCTTGGCTGCATCTCATGGGGGGGAGATTCATCACCTTGATGTTAAGACAGCATTCCTACATGGAGAATTGAAAGAAGAAGTGTATGTAGTACAACCTGATGGCTTCGTCATTAAGGGTCAAGAAGCTAAAGTCTACAAACTTAAAAAGGCTCTTTATGGCCTGCGCCAAGCCCCGAGGGCCTGGAACGTAAAGCTGAATAAGATCTTGCGTGAATTAAACTTTCACCGATGTTCAAAAGAGCCATCGTTGTACAGGAAGGAAGAACGTGACCAGCTCCTTATTGTGGCTGTGTATGTGGACGATCTACTTATTACGGGTTCATCACTTCAACCGATACAAGACTTCAAGACTGAGATGGCAACTAAGTTTGAGATGAGTGATCTTGGTAAGCTAACCTATTACTTGGGAATAGAAGTTCATCAAGGAGATGATGGCATTGTTCTGAAACAAGAAAGGTATGCACATAAAATTCTTGAAGAAACAGGAATGGGATCGTGCAATGCAACACATGTACCAATGGAGATGAATGCCAAGTTCTCAAAGTCGCCAGATGAAAGAAGCGTCGATGAAAGGGAATATTGTCGAAGCATTGGTTGCCTCAGATACCTACTTCATACTCGGGCTGACTTATCTTTCAGTGTTGGGGTATTGAGTAGGTATATGCAGGACCCGAAAGAGTCTCATGGCACAGCGTTGAAGATGATTCTGCGATACTTGCGTAGAACGTGTTCTCTTGGGCTCAGGTTCTCGCGTGGGAAGAACTTAAAACTCGAAGGTTATAGCAACAGTTCACATAACGTGGACGATGATGATGGCAAGAGTACAACAGGGCATGTATTCTATCTTGGTAATAGTCCTATAACTTGGTGCTCAACAAAACAGGAAATTGTGGCATTGTCTAGTTGTGAAGCTGAGTTCATGGCTGCTACTGAAGCCGCCAAACAAGCTATCTGGCTGCAGGAGTTGTTGAACGAAGTCGTCAATGAAGCTTGCAAGCGTGTGACTATCAAAGTTGACAACAAATCAGCAATAGCATTAACAAGAAATCCAGTGTTCCATGGTCGAAGTAAACACATACATAGGAGGTTTCATTTTATACGAGAATGTGTTGAGAACGAGCAAGTAGAAGTTGAACATGTACCCGAGTGTGAACAGAGAGCCGACATATTGACTAAATCACTTGGAAGGATTAAATTCAAGGAGATAAGAAGTCTTGTTGGAGTTGAGGATGTGAGTGAGTTCAAGCTTAAGGGAAGAGAATGTTGAAGTTAGCTTGAAAGACAATTAAGAAATAAGTTATTTCCTTTTCCTAGTTAGATTGTGATCTAAAGAGATAAGGATCATAATATGTTTTACAATTAGGAATATGATTTGTTTTGTGGTTATATAAGCAATGTCATGTGTAGACATATGCTATGAGTTGTGTGAGTGATTTTGATATTGTGATTGAGAACTTGATTGAATAAGAGAAGGACTTATTATTGATATTGCTTGTGAGATTCTATACTTCCAGAGTATTGGAAGATTGAAGTCAAGATTTAGAGAAGTTTAGCTCGGGATTAGATGATCCTGAGAAATCAAATCTAAACTTTAGAGTGAGTTTTAGCTTAGGATTAGGGTATCTTACAAGATTCCTGTAAAAAAAAATATTGGTGTAAATGCTTTTTTGTTCTACTGTATTGGTCCTATTGGAAAAGAAAAACTTGTGTCTTTTTTATTTTCTGCATTTTATTACTCTTCATTGCACTTATTAGGATCATCTAACCACAGTACTAGACTAACAAACATGCATAATATACATGGCCACTTAAGATAAAAAGTAAAATAAACATATATATATATATACCGATCCACTAGAGAAAAAGGCAGTTTTTAAGGAAATAATTTGATTTTATATTGGTCAGGTTTCAAAAGATTCAAGTCTATGCTTTCTTTATGTGGGGATAAAGAAAAAGAGGAACATACAACATGGGATCCAAAGTCCAAAGAAAGGTCTTTATGGTGAAAGCTTATTGACAAAGAAAAAAAGTGGTGACACACTTTACACTAAATCCAAGTCATTAGATCTTAAAGAGCTTACAACATGACGACATGACGACATCAACAGCATGCACCTCATGATCTCTTCTGCTCCTCTGCATCTAACCCCAGTTACTGTCGTCAATGTAAATACATGTACCGCATATTCATACAGTATCTCTTTCTCTCTATATATATCTATGTGTGCATGGTTCGAGTTAGAAACTGGAAATCTATTAAAATACATATAAGCTATAATGGGTGATCTGCAAATCGTGCCAGCATACAACAAGGTGGAAGCACAGTACGTAGAAATGATGGTGCCATTGTACTCTTACGGTTGTGAGAAGAAAATCAAGAAGGCTCTTTCTCATCTCAAAGGTAACTAATCAATAGTTACTAATGATTTAAATTCCATGCATGTTATGTAGAAGAAGCTTTTATTTATTGTGCATAACTTATTAAACAGGAATATATTCAGTGAAAGTAGACTACTACAAACAGAAGGTGACTGTTTGGGGAATCTGCAACAAGCTTGATGTGTTAGCAATGGTCAAAAAGAAGCGTAAAGAAGCTCGTTTTTGGAACGCTGAGGAGAATGATCAAGAGAGCGTGGATGATACCATCGTCCAGAAAGAAGACACTGTTAAAACTTCGTCTGATTCAGATAAATCATCGGCGTTCTATACGTATTCACCGTCGTCTCCGAGGTTTAAGAGACCTCCTTTGTCACTCATTAGAACATCTTCCTTCACATGGAAAGCT
This sequence is a window from Brassica oleracea var. oleracea cultivar TO1000 chromosome C1, BOL, whole genome shotgun sequence. Protein-coding genes within it:
- the LOC106332333 gene encoding uncharacterized protein LOC106332333, with protein sequence MSDVKEEVTMHKETRPASIKFPMLTSSNYTVWSMRMKIVLKVTLVLQVGDIETSKAVWDAIKARHIRAERVKEARLQTIMAEFDRLKMKDEDSIDTFVGKLSEISSKSASLGEIIEEPKLVKKFLKSLPRKKYIHIVASLEQVLDLNTTSFEDIVGRLKAYEERVTEEEEDDSHDDHRKLMYADTN
- the LOC106297467 gene encoding uncharacterized protein LOC106297467 isoform X1 encodes the protein MGDLQIVPAYNKVEAQYVEMMVPLYSYGCEKKIKKALSHLKGIYSVKVDYYKQKVTVWGICNKLDVLAMVKKKRKEARFWNAEENDQESVDDTIVQKEDTVKTSSDSDKSSAFYTYSPSSPRFKRPPLSLIRTSSFTWKAVKKVFSRSISF
- the LOC106297467 gene encoding uncharacterized protein LOC106297467 isoform X2, whose protein sequence is MGDLQIVPAYNKVEAQYVEMMVPLYSYGCEKKIKKALSHLKVKVDYYKQKVTVWGICNKLDVLAMVKKKRKEARFWNAEENDQESVDDTIVQKEDTVKTSSDSDKSSAFYTYSPSSPRFKRPPLSLIRTSSFTWKAVKKVFSRSISF